The nucleotide window CCAATCTGTTTTTCTCGACCGGTATTCCGGTTTGTATTCTGGTGTTAAAAAAATGCAAAAAGCCGGACGATGTGCTGTTCATCAACGCCAGCGAACACTTTGAAAAAGGCAAACGCCAAAACCGCTTACTGCCTGAGCATATCGACAAGATTGTCGATACCTATCAATACCGCAAGCAAGAAGAGCGGTATTCCCGTCGGGTTTCGATGGCAGAAATCGAGCAAAATGATTTCAACCTGAACATTTCCCGTTATATCAGTACCGCCAAAGCAGAAGAGCAGATTGATTTGCAGGCCGTTAATGCGGAGTTGGTGGCATTGGAGCAAAAAATTGTCGCTAGTACTGACCGGCATAATGTCTTTCTCAACGAATTGGGCTTGCCGTCTTTGCCAGACTAGCGGGAGCATTTGAACAGAAACTTACGGTTTCAAAATCCAGCCATGCAAAATTTCTCTAAAGCAGACGCTGGCAATTATTCATTTCAAAGAGGTTGGATATCAGGTTACGCCCCCCAAGCTGACTATAGATAAATTTTCAGAATGGCAGCAAGCCCATGAAGAGCAGACATTTAAAAACCCTGAAGCATTTGTCTCTAGTGGTTCACTCGTGGGCGTTATCTTGATCCGGTTATCATGTCAAAAATGCATGTTATCCCGTTTAGAACTTTAAGGGTTTCAGAAGGAGATTGACGTAAACAGAAAGCCTAGTGTACAAGATATGCAGACCTAGATAATAACTTGATGGCTTCGCGGAGCGGAGCCATCGGGTCAGATAGCTATAAATAGAATTTCATAAAACTGGATTATTTTATTGAAACAGATTGAGATTGAAAATCAACTACGAGAAGTTGTCAGCAGGCTGATAACCGAAATTGATTTGGCGACAAAACAAGGAAGGCTTGATGTTAACCTTATTTCTGAAGATGCCTGGATACCTATCCTGAAGGAAGTTTACCAGTGTCCGAATTTGGTAAACCTGAATAGAAAACACAAGAATTTCCCTGGCATTGATTTAGGGGATGAGCAGGATAGGGTCGCCTTTCAAGTAACCTCGTCCATAGACATTGAGAAGGTCAAATCGACCTTAGAGCAATTTAAGAAGCGCAACTACAAGAATGCCTTTGACGAGCTCTATATTTTTACGCTGCGTTCTAAGCAGAAAAGCTACTCACAGAATGCGATTGATAACGCCATCGGTGATGAAATTCGTTTTGATGCGAAGGAACACATTATTGACCCCGGTGATGTATTGGCTGAAATCACCGGTTTACGATTGCCAGCACAAGAGAGAATGTTGCAGGAGTTCCGTGCAATACTCGGTGATGTAGAAGCATCGGTTAAAGCGCTAAACGCACCTGAGAATGCCCCATATATCTTAGTTTCAAACCTCATTGAGGTTACACCTCCAAGTGCATTATATTTGGCTGAATTGTGCATCGACGAAGAAAGCACAATTGCTGCAGCCAAGCGCGATTTAAACTACAAAGGGAAACACCCAAACAAGCATCTTTTAGTGAGGCTAGCTTTACAACTTGCCGGATTAGGCTGTCATGGTTGGGCTGTATTTGAGAATCGCATTTTCACGTTCTATGACATGGAGCGAGAGTCGGCTTTCAGATCCATAGTAGACGTTGGAAGTATCGAAGAGCTGACGACGGAAGATATTTCACAACATGAGCTCGTTGAATATCAAAATCTATTCAAATATCTGATCAAAGATACTCTCCGGGACCAACTTCTAGCCTTCAATGTGAATTGGAGCAAGCAACAAAACCAATTTTACTTTTTGCCTGATGAAAAAGACTCTGATCAGAGAAGGGAAGAATGGGTGGGTAAAAAGCTCTCAAGAAGAAGAGTTTTTGAGAAGAAATACCAGACGAAAGACCCAACGAAAGTAGCCTTCTTTAAGCACTTAGCGTTTGACATCTCATTTATTGATGTTGACTCACAATGGTATGCCACTGTTACACCGAGCTGGTATTACACATGGAATCTGTAT belongs to Methylomonas sp. LL1 and includes:
- a CDS encoding SMEK domain-containing protein is translated as MKQIEIENQLREVVSRLITEIDLATKQGRLDVNLISEDAWIPILKEVYQCPNLVNLNRKHKNFPGIDLGDEQDRVAFQVTSSIDIEKVKSTLEQFKKRNYKNAFDELYIFTLRSKQKSYSQNAIDNAIGDEIRFDAKEHIIDPGDVLAEITGLRLPAQERMLQEFRAILGDVEASVKALNAPENAPYILVSNLIEVTPPSALYLAELCIDEESTIAAAKRDLNYKGKHPNKHLLVRLALQLAGLGCHGWAVFENRIFTFYDMERESAFRSIVDVGSIEELTTEDISQHELVEYQNLFKYLIKDTLRDQLLAFNVNWSKQQNQFYFLPDEKDSDQRREEWVGKKLSRRRVFEKKYQTKDPTKVAFFKHLAFDISFIDVDSQWYATVTPSWYYTWNLYKRNRFHDDLLSKQKRLEHNNSVRDQVRFVGYFLANSRNDNDLITFGELVEFQCLSNISLEENEELEEVLEEEDVSAD